The following are encoded in a window of Nakamurella sp. A5-74 genomic DNA:
- a CDS encoding Swt1 family HEPN domain-containing protein produces the protein MALSNRDRIGKMMDLLAPELDAFLTSVLAPELGGTPWITLVAVVDQKAGHGTKEYNQLDPLLQLRVITDDLTHRAKPGWRPFKDHLSRTQQSYATELRDTRNAWAHNKPFTDDDAYRSLDTGERFLMAIGAATAATEVAQMRTSLRRVTSEKDDRKVLKAAVDTPQSGGLQPWRTVLRPHDDVASGNFQAAEFAADLFKVSQGQAAADYGDAGQFFTRTYLTDGLRDLIGRATRRLAGDLNASPVINLQTNFGGGKTHSMLSLWHVAAGRPLGDFPQEVQELLEANHYDAIPGQVQRVALVGNHLSTTGSIKPDGTQVNTIWGELAWQLGGRSAFDLVAGADAARTPPGEALHTLLAQYAPAVILIDEWVAYARSLVDRTDLPAGTFDDQFTFAQSLTEAVKGTPGVLLAVSIPASETGDSGEPAIGNEEEVGGGHGREALRRLQNVVRRVADQWRPASSVEAYQIVRQRLFVTPDAQALAGMKATAQAFVEFYRKNSTDFPSEVRDSAYEDRIRQTYPIHPELFDRLYEDWSTLERFQRTRGVLRLMNTVIHALWVGEDAGPLIMPSSIPLATSAVNSELTQYLSDGWKPVIDADVDGPGSEPAKIDLQNTTFGQRSITRRLARTVFFGTAPTLGAAARGLETQRIFLGTAVPDDVPGNFHSALNRLADRATYFYSASGKYWYDLQVNVTRRAKDQAERLHIEDVWAEIERRLAAQAKSRGDFVTVHVCPADPADIPDTDSVKLVVVHPQWAHTKGADSPALSFAKTAVERRGTANRQHRNMIVLIAADAARLGEVESAVRDFLGWSYIVEGAADLDLTDNQKQQAAARRAQADTTAADRLALAYQWVIAPTAQPGQPFTLDVSKVDGQQQASLAERVSKRMRNDGTLATMHAAQNIRLKLDGPLAPMWTSGHLAAGDLWNAYALYPYLPRLRDDSVLLEGIGSQPMYWENEGFATADSFDETTSRYQGLAIPPERAQITLSTLLVTPANAVAQRAIDEAERRRKEEEEARKRPKFPHDPGPTGPTGPPQPPKPSRPTHTRYFGAVTLDSTRYLLELNKVHEEVLKHLASNPGVKLTLSLEIEAESDAGFDDAKRRVVSENATVLKFDINGFDES, from the coding sequence ATGGCACTGTCCAATCGCGATCGCATCGGCAAGATGATGGATCTGCTGGCTCCGGAACTCGACGCCTTCCTCACCTCGGTGCTGGCTCCTGAGCTGGGCGGTACGCCGTGGATCACGCTGGTGGCCGTCGTCGACCAGAAGGCCGGGCACGGCACCAAGGAATACAACCAGCTGGATCCGTTGCTCCAGCTGCGCGTCATCACCGACGACCTCACCCATCGGGCGAAGCCCGGCTGGCGACCGTTCAAAGACCATCTCTCGCGTACCCAGCAGAGCTACGCCACCGAGCTGCGCGACACCCGCAACGCCTGGGCCCACAACAAGCCGTTCACCGACGACGACGCCTATCGGTCCCTCGACACCGGCGAACGCTTCCTGATGGCCATCGGCGCAGCGACGGCCGCCACCGAGGTCGCTCAGATGCGCACCAGCCTGCGTCGGGTCACCTCGGAGAAGGACGACCGCAAGGTCCTCAAGGCCGCGGTCGACACTCCGCAATCAGGCGGACTGCAGCCGTGGCGGACGGTCCTGCGACCCCACGACGACGTGGCCAGCGGCAACTTCCAGGCTGCCGAGTTCGCCGCCGACCTGTTCAAAGTCTCGCAAGGACAGGCCGCTGCCGACTACGGCGACGCTGGGCAGTTCTTCACCCGCACCTATCTGACAGACGGTTTGCGCGACCTGATCGGGCGGGCAACCCGCAGACTGGCCGGCGATCTCAACGCCTCGCCGGTGATCAACCTGCAGACCAACTTCGGTGGCGGCAAAACTCACTCGATGCTGTCGCTGTGGCACGTGGCCGCGGGTCGACCGCTGGGCGACTTCCCGCAGGAGGTCCAGGAGCTGTTGGAGGCCAACCACTACGACGCGATCCCCGGGCAGGTCCAGCGGGTCGCGCTGGTCGGCAACCATCTGTCCACCACCGGCAGCATCAAGCCGGATGGTACCCAGGTGAACACCATCTGGGGCGAGCTCGCCTGGCAGCTGGGCGGCCGATCGGCGTTCGACCTGGTCGCCGGCGCGGATGCCGCGCGCACGCCGCCGGGCGAAGCGCTGCACACCCTGCTCGCGCAGTACGCACCCGCTGTCATCCTGATCGACGAGTGGGTCGCCTACGCCCGCAGCCTCGTGGACCGGACCGACCTGCCGGCCGGCACCTTCGACGACCAGTTCACCTTCGCCCAGTCGCTGACCGAGGCAGTGAAGGGCACACCAGGGGTGCTGCTCGCAGTCTCTATCCCCGCCTCCGAGACAGGCGATTCTGGGGAACCGGCGATCGGCAACGAGGAGGAGGTCGGCGGCGGCCACGGACGAGAAGCGCTGCGCCGCTTGCAGAACGTTGTCCGACGGGTGGCCGATCAGTGGCGACCGGCCTCCAGCGTGGAGGCCTACCAGATCGTCCGGCAGCGGCTGTTCGTCACTCCCGACGCGCAGGCCTTGGCCGGGATGAAGGCGACTGCCCAGGCGTTCGTCGAGTTCTACCGCAAGAACTCCACCGACTTCCCGTCCGAGGTGCGCGACAGCGCGTACGAGGACCGGATCCGACAGACGTACCCGATCCACCCCGAACTGTTCGACCGGCTCTACGAGGACTGGTCGACGCTGGAGCGGTTCCAGCGAACCCGCGGTGTGCTGCGGCTGATGAACACCGTCATCCACGCGCTGTGGGTGGGGGAGGACGCCGGGCCGCTGATCATGCCGTCGTCGATCCCGCTCGCGACGTCTGCGGTGAACTCGGAGCTGACCCAGTACCTCTCGGACGGCTGGAAACCGGTGATCGACGCCGACGTCGACGGCCCCGGTTCCGAGCCGGCGAAGATCGATCTGCAGAACACCACCTTCGGCCAGCGCTCCATCACCCGACGGCTGGCCCGGACGGTCTTCTTCGGCACGGCTCCGACCCTCGGTGCGGCAGCCCGGGGCCTGGAGACGCAACGCATCTTCCTCGGCACCGCAGTGCCGGACGATGTCCCGGGAAACTTCCACTCGGCTCTCAACCGGCTTGCCGATCGCGCAACCTACTTCTACTCCGCATCCGGTAAGTACTGGTACGACCTGCAGGTCAACGTCACCCGGCGGGCCAAGGACCAGGCTGAGCGGCTGCACATCGAGGATGTGTGGGCCGAGATCGAGCGACGGCTCGCGGCGCAGGCGAAGTCGCGCGGGGACTTCGTCACCGTGCATGTCTGCCCGGCAGACCCCGCGGACATCCCGGACACCGACTCGGTGAAGCTGGTGGTGGTGCACCCTCAGTGGGCCCACACCAAGGGTGCTGACTCGCCGGCGCTGTCGTTCGCCAAGACCGCGGTCGAGCGGCGCGGCACAGCCAATCGCCAGCACCGCAACATGATCGTGCTGATCGCCGCCGACGCGGCACGACTCGGCGAGGTCGAATCCGCGGTCCGTGACTTCCTCGGCTGGAGCTACATCGTCGAGGGCGCCGCCGACCTGGATCTGACCGACAACCAGAAGCAGCAGGCCGCAGCTCGGCGCGCACAGGCCGACACCACGGCGGCCGATCGACTGGCATTGGCCTATCAGTGGGTGATCGCTCCGACGGCGCAGCCGGGACAGCCCTTCACCCTCGACGTGAGCAAGGTCGATGGTCAGCAGCAGGCGTCGCTCGCCGAGCGGGTCAGCAAGCGGATGCGCAACGACGGCACGTTGGCCACGATGCATGCGGCGCAGAACATCCGGCTGAAGTTGGACGGTCCGCTGGCACCGATGTGGACATCGGGTCACCTCGCGGCCGGCGATCTCTGGAACGCCTATGCCCTCTATCCGTACCTGCCACGGCTGCGCGACGACTCCGTGCTGCTGGAGGGCATCGGCAGCCAGCCGATGTACTGGGAGAACGAGGGGTTCGCCACTGCGGACAGCTTCGACGAAACGACGAGTCGGTACCAGGGCCTCGCCATCCCGCCCGAGCGAGCACAGATCACCCTCAGCACCCTGCTGGTGACCCCCGCGAACGCGGTCGCCCAGCGGGCCATCGATGAGGCTGAGCGTCGCCGGAAAGAAGAGGAGGAGGCGCGCAAGAGGCCGAAGTTTCCCCATGATCCGGGACCGACGGGACCGACCGGCCCGCCGCAACCGCCAAAACCGTCGCGACCGACCCACACCCGCTACTTCGGGGCGGTCACGCTCGATTCGACGCGCTACTTGCTGGAGCTGAATAAGGTCCACGAGGAAGTGCTGAAGCACTTGGCGTCGAACCCCGGTGTGAAACTGACGCTGTCGCTGGAAATCGAAGCAGAGTCCGATGCCGGATTCGACGACGCCAAGCGGCGCGTGGTCAGCGAGAACGCCACGGTGCTGAAGTTCGACATCAATGGTTTCGACGAGAGCTGA
- a CDS encoding 3-methyladenine DNA glycosylase — protein MTGHAVRTGSVAPTAVLERTDWERRKAEHATAVDELTAGHRARASTGRRHPVEDFLHTYYSLRPSQLRRWHPGLGVGLLDAGERAEWRFHRTEARVTTVDAAAMVQAHDDQIRFVAQLLRASGERPAQFGCFGLHEWAMVYRADPDDIRHGGIPLRLGSAGTDAVVEQHPVKCSHYDAFRFFTPAARGRNLLQLSLSERVATEQPGCLHVGMDLYKWAYKLLPAVSGELLLDCYRLARRIREVDMRASPYDLSALDLVPIAIETPEGKAEYVARQREFAAEGAPLRDRVRAVAEQLLAT, from the coding sequence GTGACTGGACACGCCGTCCGAACCGGATCGGTCGCCCCGACGGCCGTTCTCGAGCGCACCGACTGGGAGCGGCGGAAAGCGGAGCATGCCACAGCGGTGGATGAGCTCACGGCCGGCCATCGCGCGCGCGCCTCGACCGGGCGGCGGCATCCGGTGGAGGACTTCCTGCACACCTACTACTCGCTGCGACCTTCGCAGCTGAGGCGCTGGCATCCGGGACTCGGGGTCGGCCTACTGGATGCGGGCGAGCGCGCCGAGTGGCGGTTCCACCGCACCGAGGCGAGGGTGACGACGGTCGATGCGGCTGCGATGGTGCAGGCGCACGACGATCAGATCCGTTTCGTGGCTCAGCTTCTCCGTGCCTCCGGAGAGCGGCCGGCGCAGTTCGGCTGTTTCGGTCTGCACGAGTGGGCGATGGTCTACCGGGCCGATCCGGACGACATCCGGCACGGCGGGATCCCGTTGCGGCTGGGCAGCGCCGGAACCGATGCGGTGGTCGAGCAACATCCGGTGAAGTGCTCGCACTACGACGCGTTCCGCTTCTTCACGCCGGCCGCGCGCGGCCGGAACCTGTTGCAGCTCAGCCTGTCCGAGCGGGTGGCGACCGAGCAGCCGGGGTGTCTGCACGTCGGGATGGACCTCTACAAGTGGGCCTACAAGCTGCTGCCCGCGGTGTCCGGTGAGCTGCTCCTGGACTGCTATCGCTTGGCCAGGCGAATCCGCGAGGTCGACATGCGGGCGTCGCCGTACGACCTGAGCGCCCTCGACCTCGTCCCGATCGCCATCGAGACCCCGGAGGGTAAAGCGGAGTACGTGGCACGACAACGTGAGTTCGCGGCCGAGGGCGCGCCGCTGCGGGATCGGGTGCGTGCGGTGGCGGAGCAGTTGCTCGCGACATGA
- a CDS encoding class I SAM-dependent methyltransferase, translating into MTSSAVSDPAARRRRLANAFGQAADSYDRFRPDYPADAVAAAVDGAHRVLDLGAGTGKLTRLLSAAGARQVWAVEPDRQMLAVLAAATPDAIVLGGSAEQIPLPDAAVEVVVVGQALHWFDLDTAMAEIARVLLPGGRLACLWNNADTRDEFTRRWVQTLNSTVRPDGKATGQTAAAESVPEAPFVGNAYFADPALQLVDWSHRMSADELHGLADTYSWALTAEASAREALHRQLAELIGMRPDVAIAERCQVWTAVRL; encoded by the coding sequence ATGACGTCTTCCGCCGTATCGGACCCTGCTGCCCGGCGGCGACGGCTCGCGAACGCGTTCGGGCAGGCGGCCGATTCCTACGACCGGTTCCGGCCCGACTACCCGGCGGACGCTGTCGCCGCAGCCGTCGACGGTGCGCATCGGGTGCTCGATCTGGGAGCCGGAACCGGCAAGCTGACCAGGCTGCTCTCGGCAGCCGGGGCCAGGCAGGTGTGGGCCGTCGAACCGGATCGGCAGATGCTCGCGGTGCTCGCGGCCGCGACACCGGACGCGATCGTCCTGGGGGGTTCCGCCGAACAGATCCCACTGCCGGATGCGGCCGTCGAGGTGGTGGTCGTCGGGCAGGCCCTGCACTGGTTCGATCTCGACACTGCGATGGCCGAGATCGCCCGGGTGCTGCTGCCGGGGGGCCGGCTGGCCTGTCTGTGGAACAACGCCGACACCCGGGACGAGTTCACCCGGCGCTGGGTGCAGACGCTGAACAGCACGGTGCGGCCGGACGGCAAGGCGACCGGGCAGACGGCTGCAGCGGAGTCGGTTCCGGAAGCCCCCTTCGTCGGCAACGCTTACTTCGCCGATCCCGCACTGCAACTCGTCGACTGGAGTCACCGGATGAGCGCTGACGAACTGCACGGCCTCGCGGACACGTACTCCTGGGCGCTGACCGCCGAGGCGTCGGCGCGGGAGGCGCTCCATCGACAGCTGGCCGAGCTGATCGGCATGCGGCCGGACGTGGCGATTGCCGAACGGTGCCAGGTCTGGACGGCGGTACGGCTGTGA
- a CDS encoding NlpC/P60 family protein, producing the protein MGTDGPEHVTPDPVDAGATPVPAGVIARDATDCVPAGSSLAAFDPGEIISDAVFYDSGAMDAAAVQAFADVRGAGCTSAQCLRSLAVDAPAEPANKYCAALPARRWTAAAAIAAVSVACGINPQVMIVTLQKESGLLTRSDATSSSWASAWGWHCPDTGPGGSANCDPAHSGFWNQLYGMAQQWARYRLDPQNYSYRAGQRADIRWNVQETGCGSSSVQIRNAATAALYNYTPYQPNAASLTAYPGTGDACSAYGNRNFFVLFGKYFGGTGTRATTPVSISGVAVTIPAAQDIDPHVAGRRVMAPTAGVARGIAAGLAAVGLPYVWGGGTAGSGPDQGCSRGGGSKNSCSGSTGFDCSGLTAFVLRQAGFVIGGDSSAQRSGGRSIPFAQALPGDIIGYPGHVSVFLGWFEGTAYMLQAPQVGKQVQVRAVYYAGMDPNVHRYWA; encoded by the coding sequence GTGGGGACGGACGGCCCCGAGCACGTCACCCCTGACCCGGTCGACGCCGGAGCCACCCCCGTACCGGCCGGAGTCATCGCGCGTGACGCCACCGACTGCGTGCCTGCCGGTAGCAGCCTGGCCGCCTTCGACCCGGGCGAGATCATCTCCGACGCGGTGTTCTACGACAGCGGGGCCATGGACGCAGCGGCAGTCCAGGCGTTCGCCGATGTGCGCGGCGCAGGATGTACGAGTGCGCAGTGTCTGCGCTCGCTGGCCGTCGACGCCCCCGCCGAGCCGGCGAACAAGTACTGCGCGGCTCTCCCGGCGCGTCGTTGGACCGCCGCTGCCGCCATCGCTGCCGTCTCGGTCGCCTGCGGTATCAACCCGCAGGTCATGATCGTCACGCTGCAGAAGGAATCCGGCCTGCTCACCCGCAGCGACGCCACCTCGTCGAGCTGGGCGTCGGCTTGGGGCTGGCACTGCCCCGACACCGGCCCCGGCGGCAGCGCCAACTGCGATCCCGCCCATTCTGGATTCTGGAACCAGCTCTACGGGATGGCGCAGCAATGGGCCCGTTATCGCCTCGATCCGCAGAACTATTCCTACCGAGCAGGCCAGCGCGCGGACATCCGTTGGAACGTCCAGGAAACGGGTTGCGGATCGTCGTCGGTGCAGATCAGGAATGCAGCCACCGCGGCGCTGTACAACTACACCCCCTACCAGCCCAACGCCGCTTCGCTCACCGCCTACCCGGGCACCGGTGATGCCTGTTCCGCGTACGGGAATCGCAACTTCTTCGTGCTGTTCGGCAAGTATTTCGGGGGTACCGGCACTCGGGCCACCACTCCGGTGTCGATCTCGGGGGTGGCTGTCACCATCCCGGCAGCACAGGACATCGATCCGCACGTCGCCGGTCGTCGCGTGATGGCGCCGACCGCCGGAGTGGCGCGGGGCATCGCGGCCGGTCTCGCCGCGGTCGGTCTGCCCTACGTCTGGGGCGGCGGCACCGCAGGCAGCGGCCCCGACCAGGGCTGCAGCCGCGGTGGTGGTTCGAAGAACTCCTGCAGCGGAAGCACCGGATTCGACTGCTCGGGCCTCACCGCGTTCGTCCTGCGCCAGGCGGGCTTCGTCATCGGTGGCGACTCGTCAGCGCAACGCTCCGGTGGCCGCTCGATCCCGTTCGCCCAGGCGCTGCCCGGCGACATCATCGGCTATCCGGGGCACGTGTCGGTGTTCCTGGGCTGGTTCGAGGGAACCGCATACATGCTGCAGGCCCCGCAGGTCGGCAAACAGGTCCAGGTGCGGGCGGTCTACTACGCCGGAATGGATCCGAACGTCCATCGTTACTGGGCCTGA
- a CDS encoding Lsr2 family protein, whose product MAKQTIVTLIDDIDGSAAAETITFGIDGASYVIDLNDKNAKKLRDAVATFVAHARRESSGRPPRPASGSGRGRVGGARGDREHLQAVRAWARDNNKPVSDRGRVSRTLLDEYAEAH is encoded by the coding sequence ATGGCTAAGCAGACGATCGTCACCCTCATCGACGACATCGACGGTTCGGCAGCAGCCGAGACCATCACCTTCGGGATCGACGGCGCCTCGTACGTCATCGACCTGAACGACAAGAATGCGAAGAAGCTGCGCGACGCGGTCGCGACGTTCGTCGCCCATGCCCGCCGAGAGAGCTCCGGGCGTCCCCCCCGCCCGGCGTCCGGGAGCGGCCGTGGCCGCGTCGGCGGTGCCCGTGGTGACCGCGAGCACCTGCAGGCCGTGCGCGCCTGGGCTCGGGACAACAACAAGCCTGTGTCGGACCGTGGTCGGGTGTCCAGGACGCTGCTGGACGAGTACGCAGAAGCGCACTGA
- a CDS encoding prolipoprotein diacylglyceryl transferase family protein encodes MRPVLFSWGGVDVGTHEFFVGAGVAIALVVFVLEARARGQWNSSTVIAVCGALIGGAVGMRLSGLLPHLSPAANPTLLEAWEYGVRSILGGLTGAYVGVLIAKRVIGYRVSTGDLFAPAVAIGMAVGRIGCLLTEAPGRPTALPWAVHAPSSVAQCPGCLAGVGMHPSFLYEIIFQLVAFVGLLWLRGRVTYPGLLLTVYLAAYAAFRFLVEFTRANPTVWLGLTRPQWFVLILMPLVIWRLVVRFRSGAFADVVTRRSSRREVHP; translated from the coding sequence ATGAGGCCGGTGCTGTTCTCGTGGGGCGGGGTGGACGTCGGAACCCACGAGTTCTTCGTCGGGGCGGGGGTCGCAATCGCTCTGGTGGTGTTCGTCCTCGAAGCACGGGCGCGAGGACAGTGGAACTCGAGCACCGTGATCGCGGTGTGTGGCGCATTGATCGGCGGAGCTGTCGGCATGCGATTGTCCGGGCTGCTGCCGCACCTGAGCCCCGCGGCAAATCCCACCCTGCTCGAGGCGTGGGAATACGGCGTCCGGAGCATTCTGGGCGGACTCACCGGCGCCTATGTCGGCGTGCTGATCGCCAAGCGGGTCATCGGCTATCGCGTCAGTACCGGCGATCTGTTCGCCCCTGCCGTGGCCATCGGAATGGCCGTCGGTCGGATCGGCTGCCTGCTGACCGAGGCGCCCGGCCGACCCACCGCCTTGCCCTGGGCGGTGCACGCTCCGAGCAGCGTCGCTCAATGTCCCGGCTGTCTCGCCGGAGTGGGGATGCACCCCTCGTTCCTGTACGAGATCATCTTCCAGCTGGTCGCCTTCGTCGGCCTGCTGTGGCTCCGGGGCCGGGTGACGTACCCCGGCCTGCTGCTCACCGTCTATCTGGCTGCGTATGCGGCGTTCCGCTTCCTCGTCGAGTTCACCCGGGCCAATCCGACCGTCTGGCTCGGCCTGACCCGGCCGCAGTGGTTCGTGCTGATCCTGATGCCCCTGGTCATCTGGCGGTTGGTCGTCCGGTTCCGCTCCGGTGCTTTCGCCGACGTCGTCACCCGTCGATCTTCGCGCCGGGAGGTGCACCCATGA
- a CDS encoding radical SAM protein gives MGLRGDRIHRYVNAFCPQCHDESPESSLADVRRLSGVLTERDGAVWLERGCPDHGLVRTLYDEDPEILCYLEEWTAPTKQHTPDSVGNYAPVPSAYARGLGEMQTQHTCILLEDIVEACNLRCPTCFADSAPDLRGAVPVEEVLKNVDQRLARENGKLDVLMLSGGEPTLHPELGRLLDALVARPIVRILVNTNGLLIARDDALLEKLARHRERVEVYLQFDGLTAEASRHHRGADLRRIKADAVRRLSEKRIFTTLVMTAALDVNDSEIGDVIQVALDTPYVGGVSIQPQFTSGRSGEIDPLRRLTHTGVLSRLGPQTDGLVTWRDLTALPCSHPHCCSVGYLIKDDAGRWRSLVGLIGHDRMKQRLGLVANRIADDALPRQLAAAVKASLMDLLSEQSSLSHPDIGDLWRDICENCDLGMSTLLTLASGVLPGRRRRLRTLLGERVKRITVKPFMDVHTMIEERLTQCCVHVGTRSAEQDQCAPFCAVQAWAPLGASRLSAVASGPARPGRSIPLEVR, from the coding sequence ATGGGCCTGCGCGGCGACCGCATCCATCGGTATGTCAACGCGTTCTGCCCGCAGTGTCACGACGAGTCCCCCGAGTCGTCGCTGGCCGACGTCCGCCGGCTCTCCGGCGTCCTCACGGAGCGGGACGGGGCGGTCTGGCTCGAGCGCGGCTGCCCCGACCACGGTCTGGTGCGAACGCTGTACGACGAGGATCCGGAGATCCTCTGCTACCTGGAGGAGTGGACGGCGCCGACCAAACAGCACACGCCGGACAGCGTCGGCAACTACGCGCCGGTCCCGTCGGCGTACGCACGCGGTCTGGGCGAGATGCAGACCCAGCACACCTGCATCCTGCTCGAGGACATCGTCGAGGCCTGCAACCTGCGCTGCCCCACCTGTTTCGCCGACTCCGCCCCCGACCTGCGCGGCGCCGTCCCCGTCGAGGAAGTGCTCAAGAACGTCGACCAACGGCTGGCGCGGGAGAACGGCAAGCTCGACGTGCTGATGCTCAGCGGCGGCGAACCAACGCTGCACCCGGAACTGGGTCGCCTGCTCGATGCCCTCGTGGCCCGCCCGATCGTCCGGATCCTGGTCAACACGAACGGACTGCTGATCGCCCGCGACGACGCACTGCTCGAGAAGTTGGCCCGGCACCGCGAGCGGGTCGAGGTCTACCTGCAGTTCGACGGCCTCACGGCCGAGGCGTCCCGGCACCACCGGGGCGCCGACCTGCGCCGGATCAAGGCGGACGCCGTCCGGCGGTTGTCCGAGAAGCGGATCTTCACCACCCTGGTGATGACGGCCGCGCTCGACGTCAACGACTCCGAGATCGGTGACGTCATCCAGGTGGCCCTGGACACCCCGTACGTGGGGGGCGTGTCGATCCAGCCGCAGTTCACCTCGGGCCGGTCGGGCGAGATCGACCCGCTGCGCCGGCTGACCCACACCGGAGTGCTCTCCCGGCTCGGCCCGCAGACCGACGGGCTGGTGACCTGGCGGGACCTGACCGCGCTGCCGTGCTCGCACCCGCACTGCTGCAGCGTCGGCTATCTCATCAAGGACGACGCCGGACGGTGGCGGTCGTTGGTCGGCCTGATCGGCCACGACCGAATGAAGCAGCGTCTCGGGCTGGTCGCCAACCGGATCGCCGACGACGCGCTGCCCCGGCAGCTGGCCGCGGCCGTCAAGGCGTCGCTGATGGACCTGCTCAGCGAACAGAGCAGCCTGTCGCACCCGGACATCGGCGACCTGTGGCGGGACATCTGCGAGAACTGCGACCTGGGCATGTCCACCCTGCTGACCCTGGCCTCCGGTGTGCTGCCGGGGCGTCGCCGGCGACTCCGCACGCTGCTGGGCGAGCGGGTCAAGCGGATCACCGTCAAACCGTTCATGGACGTCCACACGATGATCGAGGAGCGGCTGACCCAGTGCTGCGTGCACGTGGGGACCCGCAGCGCCGAGCAGGACCAGTGTGCGCCGTTCTGCGCCGTCCAGGCCTGGGCGCCGCTGGGTGCGTCCCGGCTGTCCGCGGTCGCGTCGGGGCCGGCGAGGCCGGGCCGGTCGATCCCGCTGGAGGTGCGATGA